In a genomic window of Myxococcales bacterium:
- a CDS encoding SIS domain-containing protein, translating into MTDLVATARAALADGVRVRHELIATELPAIVAAGELIAATLAAGGKVLLCGNGGSAADAQHIAAELVGRFVVERRALPAIALTTDTSALTAIGNDYGYDVVFSRQVEALGRPGDLLIAITTSGGSRNVVAAVAAARAAGMQVVGLTGARGRDFIATCDAGVAVPSGETARIQECHIAIGHVWCELVDTDHGGARVPASGDGRVTASAKEYGLAELIEFRARCRQSKRAVAWTNGVFDVLHVGHLQSLRAARGFADVLIVGVNSDASVRGNKGPSRPIFPAAERVELLAALECVDAITVFDAATPVDVLTAVRPDVHVKGADYAPPDGKPIPEAELVRSWGGRVEFVPLVPGRSSTDTLARLLAE; encoded by the coding sequence GTGACCGACCTCGTCGCCACCGCCCGGGCCGCGCTCGCCGATGGCGTGCGGGTGCGCCATGAGCTGATCGCCACCGAGCTGCCGGCGATCGTCGCCGCCGGCGAGCTGATCGCCGCGACCCTGGCCGCCGGCGGCAAGGTGCTCCTGTGCGGCAACGGCGGCTCGGCCGCCGACGCCCAGCACATCGCGGCCGAGCTGGTCGGGCGGTTCGTCGTCGAGCGACGCGCGCTGCCGGCGATCGCGCTGACCACCGACACCTCGGCGCTCACCGCCATCGGCAACGACTACGGCTATGACGTGGTGTTCAGCCGCCAGGTCGAGGCCCTCGGTCGGCCCGGCGACCTGCTGATCGCGATCACCACCAGCGGCGGCTCCCGGAACGTGGTCGCGGCGGTGGCCGCGGCCCGGGCCGCCGGCATGCAGGTCGTCGGGCTCACCGGCGCCCGCGGCCGAGACTTCATCGCCACCTGCGACGCCGGCGTCGCGGTGCCGTCGGGCGAGACCGCGCGCATCCAGGAGTGCCACATCGCGATCGGCCACGTCTGGTGCGAGCTGGTCGACACCGACCACGGCGGCGCGCGCGTCCCAGCCAGCGGCGACGGCCGGGTGACCGCGTCGGCCAAGGAGTACGGCCTGGCCGAGCTGATCGAGTTCCGGGCCCGGTGCCGGCAGAGCAAGCGCGCCGTGGCGTGGACCAACGGCGTGTTCGACGTGCTCCACGTCGGGCACCTGCAGTCGCTGCGGGCCGCCCGCGGCTTCGCCGACGTGCTGATCGTCGGGGTCAACAGCGACGCCTCGGTCCGCGGCAACAAGGGCCCGAGCCGGCCGATCTTCCCCGCGGCCGAGCGGGTCGAGCTGCTGGCCGCGCTCGAGTGCGTCGACGCGATCACCGTGTTCGACGCGGCCACGCCGGTCGACGTGCTGACGGCGGTGCGCCCCGACGTCCACGTCAAGGGCGCCGACTACGCGCCGCCCGACGGCAAGCCCATCCCCGAGGCGGAGCTGGTGCGCAGCTGGGGCGGGCGGGTCGAGTTCGTGCCGCTGGTGCCCGGGCGCTCGTCGACCGACACCCTGGCCCGGCTCCTGGCCGAGTGA
- a CDS encoding HAD-IIIA family hydrolase, whose product MTRALFLDRDGTLIVDVGYPRDPDAVELLPGAAATLAALPADVALVIVTNQSGLARGLVTPAEAAAVQAEVERQFAAAGVRFAGVYVCPHGPDDGCPCRKPAPGMLRDAARDLGLDLGRSLMIGDKAADVAAGRAAGCAVTLRFAEASGPNVDVVGWPAAGATLAAFFAA is encoded by the coding sequence GTGACCCGGGCGCTGTTCCTCGATCGCGACGGCACGCTGATCGTCGACGTCGGCTACCCGCGCGACCCCGACGCCGTGGAGCTGTTGCCGGGCGCGGCGGCCACCCTGGCCGCGCTGCCGGCCGACGTCGCGCTGGTGATCGTCACCAACCAGTCCGGCCTGGCACGCGGCCTGGTCACCCCGGCCGAGGCCGCGGCGGTGCAGGCCGAGGTCGAGCGGCAGTTCGCGGCGGCCGGCGTGCGCTTCGCCGGGGTCTACGTGTGCCCCCACGGTCCCGACGACGGCTGCCCCTGCCGCAAGCCGGCCCCCGGCATGCTGCGCGACGCCGCCCGGGACCTCGGCCTCGACCTCGGTCGTTCGCTGATGATCGGCGACAAGGCCGCCGACGTCGCCGCCGGTCGCGCCGCCGGGTGCGCGGTAACCCTGCGCTTCGCCGAGGCTTCGGGCCCCAACGTCGACGTGGTTGGCTGGCCGGCCGCCGGCGCCACGCTGGCCGCGTTCTTCGCGGCGTGA